One genomic segment of Misgurnus anguillicaudatus chromosome 25, ASM2758022v2, whole genome shotgun sequence includes these proteins:
- the LOC129426512 gene encoding C1q-related factor-like isoform X1, with product MQIFPSLLQVRKKNTHLFSLSSPGAPEVEGVRSLSLPEVNIPACGESSALAAQPLPQFSLGRKTLLGAGVAVMLVLVLVVLIPVLVHLAGTNDNGGQYEMLGGCRMVCDPFLEKSGTTAAIGTAVANTQVDAEALTDHSMGPPLPTYAHGPQGKPGRQGKPGPPGPPGPPGPPGEPGLPGPMGPPGNKNLTGRPDTFALGGRTATGMGTAVHTMGPRVAFYAGLRNPQEGYEVLRFDDVVTNIGNTYDGATGKFVCKVPGTYFFTYNVLMRGGDGTSMWADLLKNGQVRASAIAQDQDQSYDYASNTVILHLDPGDEIFIKLDGGKAHGGNSNKYSTFAGFILYSD from the exons ATGCAAATTTTTCCCTCTCTTTTGCAAGTAAGAAAGAAAAACactcatttattttctttatcatCTCCAGGAGCACCCGAGGTCGAGGGAGTCCGTTCCCTCTCACTTCCAGAGGTCAATATTCCGGCGTGTGGAGAGAGCTCCGCGCTGGCGGCCCAGCCTCTTCCCCAATTCAGCCTGGGACGGAAGACCCTGCTGGGGGCTGGCGTGGCCGTCATgctggtcttggtcttggtaGTCCTCATACCTGTCCTGGTCCATTTGGCGGGCACCAACGACAACGGAGGTCAATACGAGATGCTGGGCGGCTGCCGTATGGTGTGCGACCCTTTCTTGGAAAAATCTGGCACTACGGCGGCCATCGGCACGGCTGTCGCCAACACGCAGGTGGATGCTGAAGCGCTGACTGATCACAGTATGGGACCTCCACTGCCCACCTATGCCCATGGACCGCAGGGCAAGCCCGGCCGCCAAGGAAAACCAGGGCCTCCGGGACCTCCAGGACCCCCGGGACCACCCGGAGAGCCAGGTCTCCCAGGACCCATGGGGCCGCCAGGAAATAAAAACCTCACAGGGCGACCCGATACCTTTGCTCTGGGTGGAAGAACGGCGACAGGAATGGGGACGGCCGTGCATACCATGGGTCCACGGGTGGCGTTCTACGCGGGTCTGCGAAATCCGCAGGAGGGGTATGAGGTGCTGAGGTTTGATGATGTTGTGACAAACATTGGGAATACCTACGACGGGGCGACTGGGAAATTTGTCTGCAAGGTTCCTGGGACATACTTCTTCACGTATAATGTCCTCATGAGAGGAGGGGATGGCACCAGCATGTGGGCAGACCTGCTGAAAAACGGACAG GTGAGAGCCAGCGCTATCGCACAGGATCAGGATCAGAGTTATGATTATGCCTCAAACACAGTCATTCTGCACCTGGACCCCGGGGATGAGATCTTCATCAAGCTGGACGGTGGAAAGGCACACGGAGGAAACAGCAACAAGTACAGCACATTTGCCGGCTTCATTCTGTACAGTGACTAG
- the LOC129426411 gene encoding UDP-glucuronosyltransferase 2A2, with the protein MNLQGSSHCLLAILIITLASSALAGKILVFPVDGSHWINMKLLIEDLHHGGHEVTVVRTTSSWYVDKDSPHYRSITVTLPEAINIEDQDFFVSFLNKMLKIQKAKGTPFALMQFYWEMLTGLSNLHKQASQLVVEMFENPVLMQQLYEARYDVALIDPGLPAGVLVAHKLGLPTVFNVRWITSGEAHFFVAPSPPSYVPAAGSSLPNHMSFIERVQNMLYYGLNKFIDGFIVSPVYEELAARYFDPETSFQALLHRTDIWLIRSDFVFEFPRPTMPNIVHIGGFQCKPSKPLPADLEEFVEGSGEHGVIVMSLGTLVKGLPTEITSEIAAGFARLPQRVIWRYLGERPDNLGNNTLLVKWLPQNDLLGHPKTRAFVAHGGTNGVYESIFHGVPVVGLPLLFDQFENLLRLEVRGAAKVLDVTKLDSQSFYTAVQDVLHRPSYKDNMKRLSRIHLDKPMHPRDSAVYWIEFVMRHKGAAHLRTESYKMPWYSYYSVDVVGFLLLVVMAVGGAVIFTIHFLCLRLCRTQKSKLE; encoded by the coding sequence ATGAATCTTCAAGGATCTTCTCATTGTCTCCTTGCCATACTCATCATCACCCTCGCTTCATCTGCTTTAGCTGGTAAGATCCTTGTTTTTCCCGTGGATGGCAGCCACTGGATAAATATGAAACTGCTGATCGAGGATCTGCATCACGGGGGTCATGAGGTGACCGTGGTGAGGACAACCAGCAGCTGGTACGTCGACAAGGACTCGCCCCACTACAGATCCATAACCGTGACACTACCGGAAGCCATCAACATTGAGGACCAAGATTTCTTTGTCTCGTTCCTGAACAAAATGCTCAAGATACAGAAAGCGAAAGGAACCCCGTTCGCCCTAATGCAGTTCTACTGGGAGATGTTGACGGGACTCTCCAATCTACACAAACAGGCAAGTCAGCTGGTGGTGGAGATGTTTGAGAACCCGGTACTTATGCAACAGCTTTACGAAGCACGTTACGATGTAGCTCTTATTGATCCGGGCCTACCTGCGGGTGTGCTGGTGGCTCATAAACTCGGACTACCCACGGTGTTCAACGTGAGATGGATCACCAGCGGAGAAGCGCACTTTTTTGTGGCACCCTCACCACCTTCATACGTACCAGCGGCCGGCAGCTCACTCCCCAACCACATGTCCTTCATCGAGAGGGTCCAAAACATGCTCTATTATGGACTGAACAAATTCATAGATGGATTTATCGTAAGCCCGGTTTATGAAGAATTAGCAGCACGTTACTTTGACCCCGAAACCAGTTTTCAGGCCCTGCTGCACAGGACAGACATCTGGCTCATCCGATCGGATTTTGTCTTTGAGTTCCCGCGCCCGACCATGCCCAACATCGTGCACATCGGAGGCTTCCAATGCAAACCATCCAAGCCTCTTCCGGCAGACCTAGAGGAGTTTGTGGAAGGGTCAGGAGAACACGGAGTGATTGTGATGTCACTGGGGACGCTTGTAAAAGGTCTACCTACTGAAATAACTTCTGAGATCGCTGCTGGGTTTGCTCGGCTTCCTCAGCGAGTGATTTGGAGATACCTGGGAGAGCGTCCTGATAATTTGGGGAACAATACTTTGCTGGTCAAGTGGTTGCCTCAGAACGACCTGCTGGGTCACCCAAAAACACGGGCATTTGTTGCTCACGGCGGAACCAACGGGGTTTATGAATCTATATTTCACGGCGTTCCTGTTGTGGGCCTTCCACTTCTGTTCGATCAGTTTGAGAATTTATTGCGTCTTGAGGTACGAGGGGCAGCTAAAGTTCTCGATGTCACCAAACTAGACAGCCAGAGTTTTTATACGGCGGTGCAGGACGTGTTGCATCGTCCGTCGTACAAGGACAACATGAAGCGACTGTCTAGGATACACCTCGACAAGCCTATGCATCCTCGAGACAGCGCCGTTTATTGGATAGAGTTTGTGATGCGACACAAAGGGGCGGCACATTTACGGACAGAGTCTTATAAGATGCCGTGGTACTCGTACTACTCCGTTGACGTAGTGGGGTTTTTGCTGCTCGTGGTGATGGCAGTAGGGGGCGCTGTAATCTTCACAATACACTTTCTGTGCCTCAGACTGTGTAGGACACAAAAATCAAAACTTGAGTAA
- the LOC129426512 gene encoding C1q-related factor-like isoform X2, with the protein MLVLVLVVLIPVLVHLAGTNDNGGQYEMLGGCRMVCDPFLEKSGTTAAIGTAVANTQVDAEALTDHSMGPPLPTYAHGPQGKPGRQGKPGPPGPPGPPGPPGEPGLPGPMGPPGNKNLTGRPDTFALGGRTATGMGTAVHTMGPRVAFYAGLRNPQEGYEVLRFDDVVTNIGNTYDGATGKFVCKVPGTYFFTYNVLMRGGDGTSMWADLLKNGQVRASAIAQDQDQSYDYASNTVILHLDPGDEIFIKLDGGKAHGGNSNKYSTFAGFILYSD; encoded by the exons ATgctggtcttggtcttggtaGTCCTCATACCTGTCCTGGTCCATTTGGCGGGCACCAACGACAACGGAGGTCAATACGAGATGCTGGGCGGCTGCCGTATGGTGTGCGACCCTTTCTTGGAAAAATCTGGCACTACGGCGGCCATCGGCACGGCTGTCGCCAACACGCAGGTGGATGCTGAAGCGCTGACTGATCACAGTATGGGACCTCCACTGCCCACCTATGCCCATGGACCGCAGGGCAAGCCCGGCCGCCAAGGAAAACCAGGGCCTCCGGGACCTCCAGGACCCCCGGGACCACCCGGAGAGCCAGGTCTCCCAGGACCCATGGGGCCGCCAGGAAATAAAAACCTCACAGGGCGACCCGATACCTTTGCTCTGGGTGGAAGAACGGCGACAGGAATGGGGACGGCCGTGCATACCATGGGTCCACGGGTGGCGTTCTACGCGGGTCTGCGAAATCCGCAGGAGGGGTATGAGGTGCTGAGGTTTGATGATGTTGTGACAAACATTGGGAATACCTACGACGGGGCGACTGGGAAATTTGTCTGCAAGGTTCCTGGGACATACTTCTTCACGTATAATGTCCTCATGAGAGGAGGGGATGGCACCAGCATGTGGGCAGACCTGCTGAAAAACGGACAG GTGAGAGCCAGCGCTATCGCACAGGATCAGGATCAGAGTTATGATTATGCCTCAAACACAGTCATTCTGCACCTGGACCCCGGGGATGAGATCTTCATCAAGCTGGACGGTGGAAAGGCACACGGAGGAAACAGCAACAAGTACAGCACATTTGCCGGCTTCATTCTGTACAGTGACTAG